A region of Vitis vinifera cultivar Pinot Noir 40024 chromosome 13, ASM3070453v1 DNA encodes the following proteins:
- the LOC100256388 gene encoding protein RNA-directed DNA methylation 3 isoform X2, whose translation MSYKGKEIAGKGSSGKRKRDDDDKSGSRKRKNSAVLQFFEDAAEVDNDSSDDSISDFLEDGFNTGLKVKNEPGKAHNLPFFPKEEELSEEELEKMLEERYKDGSKFVTYAEDDYETKRSVQRNSLIPSIKDPTIWKVKCMVGRERLSAFCLMQKYVDLQSLGTKLQIISAFSVEHVKGFIYIEADKQCDINEACKGLCSIYTSRVAPVPKNEVTHLLSVRSKCNEISEGTWARMKNGKYKGDLAQIVVVSDAQKKATVKLIPRIDLQAMAEKFGGGVSAKKRNNPAPRLISSSELEEFRPLIQYRRDRDTGKLFEILDGQMLKDGYLYKKVSIDSLSCWGVTPSEEELHKFTPSSNEESVDLEWLSQLYGERKQKRTTKSDKGGEKGEGSSGSSMVNSFELHDLVCFGRKDFGIVIGMEKDDNYKILKDGPEGPVVQTVVLHELKNPLFENKFTALDQHMKTISINDTLKVLEGPLKGRQGLVKKIYRGVIFLYDENETENNGYFCSKSQMCEKIKLYGDACNEKGGESGPSGFEDFTSSPQSPLSPKKPWQARENNRDFNRGDKDGMFSVGQTLRIRVGPLKGYLCRVLAIRYSDVTVKLDSQHKVLTVKCEHLSEVRGKGFSVSISDNPESSSLKSFGLLGTQDSARDWVDGAGTSAESDRWNTGETSAERSSWPSFPASNFSLQPESNSANPFGSVDNDSKKDMGDASWEIKSTPNQKSSWGAATTSKTVADSDQVGGWGKSENSWNKSATTALGSSVADGWEKAKLSNVDQAGSSKGAGNNWGDKTVADSDQGGSWGKGENCLDKSAATTNFGSSATDNWGKAKLSSSGQAGSSKGAGGNWDNKIVADGDQVGGWGKSENCWNRSAVTTGFGSSASDSWEKSKVSDSNQAGSLKDAGDNWGKGKNVAGTPSNGWNDATTGNDQLDAWGKGKNVGEASCWEKSKSPSIGEDRWNNGGPGWNQQKSGDKREDTGGGDGSTWGKALESQEKGSGSSASKVDWKSSAARPENQTGGWAQQEGVGEDESGWRKGGFSSQDQKGSWNKPKTFDVTRGSAWNQQADGTNEDFKGGSDQNGSWGKPNGFSGDREFDRGNGSGGRWGRGGRRGGRDQFGIGRSFGRGQSSGWNKESQENTWTGDGASSGNQSSWSHDRASGWGQGKTFDEGRKDGGWKRENASHEDNGSSWSKKWGGGKETSESGEKHSKSSDWSNPNASNKGMSSGWNNKFNANEETGGTGDHDGGWNKRKAPGEHQKTPWKTNESNLDGNPSGFQGQDHWGTPKPPQDKSSGWNHKSIDNEKDGDGKDQGDGWNSRKTSDASSASRWGQSSGWKNGISSDAGGNQDSDWGRKSNWNPGGGNEYENDTSDNRERGGNWRGGRGNSGRGGFGGRGGSERGGFGGRGGSDRGGFGGRGGSDRGGFGGRGGSDRGGFRGRGRSDRGGFGGRGRSDRGGFGGGGDSDRGGFGGRGRGRRDQSGGWNNRNNSGENNKSFEWNKGSNNNGEGWKGHDGAVSWGQGGGDKGPRNWNSGTGGTSNQYGGWNQSKGVVESSGTGSQAGSWNKGASPAKDYGGSSVEASNLNSQSSGWNKGSAQTSVAVVSNDQGNDWKQSNASGKGQWSAGNQSIAGAQADAWDKQGSGWNRETSTGSGSMTRDGAETWNQSKAPDGAQSSAWNQTKNSKEGTSNFREATDSWGKAAANSWSKEKDGSSKGGW comes from the exons ATTTTTTGGAGGATGGATTCAATACAGGGCTAAAAGTTAAGAACGAACCTGGAAAAGCCCATAACCTTCCATTTTTCCCCAAAGAAGAGGAGCTGAGCGAGGAAGAACTTGAAAAGATGCTAGAAGAACGTTACAAGGATGGTTCTAAATTTGTTACCTATGCTGAAGATGATTATGAGACGAAAAGATCAGTTCAAAGAAACTCGCTTATCCCTTCTATTAAGGATCCAACCATCTGGAAAGTCAAGTGCATG GTTGGACGGGAGAGGCTTTCAGCTTTCTGTCTTATGCAGAAGTACGTTGACTTGCAGTCACTAGGAACTAAGCTGCAGATAATATCTGCTTTTTCTGTCGAGCATGTAAAgggttttatttatattgaagCTGATAAGCAGTGTGACATTAATGAG GCATGCAAAGGTCTTTGTAGTATATACACAAGCCGAGTGGCACCAGTTCCAAAAAATGAAGTTACCCATTTGCTCTCTGTACGAAGCAAATGCAATGAAATTTCTGAGGGCACATGGGCCCGCATGAAGAATGGGAAATACAAGGGGGACCTAGCTCAG ATTGTGGTGGTGAGTGATGCTCAAAAGAAAGCAACAGTAAAGCTGATCCCAAGAATTGATCTGCAGGCGATGGCAGaaaaattt GGTGGGGGAGTTTCTGCCAAGAAGAGAAATAACCCAGCACCAAGATTGATAAGCTCTAGTGAACTTGA GGAGTTTCGGCCTCTGATTCAATACAGACGTGACCGTGATACTGGCAAGCTTTTTGAGATTCTTGATGGTCAAATGCTCAAGGATGGATATTTGTACAAAAAAGTGTCCATAGATTCGTTAAGCTGCTGGGGTGTGACACCTTCTGAAGAGGAGCTTCACAAGTTTACGCCTTCTAGTAATGAGGAATCTGTTGATTTGGAGTGGCTTTCACAGCTCTATGGTGAACGAAAGCAAAAACGCACCACAAAAAGTGACAAAGGGGGTGAGAAAGGAGAGGGTTCATCTGGTTCTAGTATGGTGAATAGCTTTGAGCTGCATGATCTTGTTTGTTTTGG CCGGAAGGATTTTGGAATTGTCATAGGCATGGAGAAAGATGATAATTACAAG ATTCTAAAAGATGGTCCAGAAGGACCAGTGGTACAGACTGTTGTATTGCACGAGTTAAAGAATCCGCTCTTTGAGAATAAATTTACTGCTTTAGATCAGCACATGAAAACCATATCTATCAACGATACTCTCAAGGTTTTGGAAGGTCCATTAAAG GGTAGGCAAGGACTTGTTAAGAAAATTTACAGAGGGGTCATCTTTTtatatgatgaaaatgaaacgGAAAATAATGGTTATTTCTGCTCTAAATCTCAGATGTGTGAGAAAATTAAGCTATATGGTGATGCTTGTAACGAAAAG GGTGGTGAATCAGGTCCCTCAGGTTTTGAAGATTTTACTTCATCTCCTCAGTCCCCTCTATCACCTAAGAAACCATGGCAAGCAAGGGAAAATAACCGTGACT TCAACCGAGGGGATAAAGATGGAATGTTCTCTGTTGGTCAGACATTGAGAATCCGAGTTGGTCCACTGAAAGGATACCTCTGCCGTGTCTTAGCCATACGATATTCTGATGTTACAGTGAAGCTTGATTCTCAGCATAAAGTTCTTACAG TTAAATGTGAGCATCTTTCTGAGGTTCGTGGGAAGGGTTTTTCCGTTTCTATAAG TGACAATCCAGAGTCCAGTTCCCTAAAATCCTTTGGTCTGCTTGGAACTCAAGACAGTGCCAGAG ATTGGGTTGATGGTGCTGGCACATCAGCTGAAAGTGATAGGTGGAATACTGGAGAGACATCTGCTGAAAG GAGCTCTTGGCCAAGTTTCCCTGCCTCAAACTTTTCG CTTCAGCCAGAATCCAATTCTGCAAATCCTTTTGGTTCTGTGGATAATGATTCCAAAAAAG ACATGGGTGACGCTTCCTGGGAGATCAAATCAACCCCAAATCAAAAATCATCTTGGGGTGCAGCAACTACTAGTAAAACTGTTGCTGATAGTGATCAAGTTGGAGGCTGGGGAAAAAGTGAAAACAGTTGGAACAAGTCTGCTACTACTGCCTTAGGCAGCAGTGTGGCTGATGGCTGGGAGAAAGCAAAACTATCCAATGTTGATCAGGCAGGCTCTTCAAAAGGTGCTGGAAACAACTGGGGTGATAAAACTGTTGCTGATAGTGATCAGGGTGGAAGCTGGGGAAAAGGTGAAAACTGTTTGGACAAGTCTGcagccacaaccaactttggcAGCAGTGCAACTGATAACTGGGGGAAAGCAAAACTATCCAGCAGTGGTCAGGCAGGCTCTTCAAAAGGTGCTGGAGGTAACTGGGATAATAAAATTGTTGCTGATGGTGATCAGGTTGGTGGCTGGGGAAAAAGTGAAAACTGTTGGAACAGGTCTGCTGTTACAACTGGCTTTGGCAGCAGCGCATCTGATAGCTGGGAGAAATCAAAAGTATCTGATAGTAATCAGGCAGGCTCTCTGAAAGATGCTGGAGACAATTGGGGTAAAGGAAAGAATGTTGCTGGGACGCCATCAAATGGTTGGAATGATGCAACTACTGGGAATGATCAACTAGATGCTTGGGGCAAAGGAAAAAATGTTGGTGAAGCAAGCTGTTGGGAGAAGAGTAAAAGCCCCAGTATTGGTGAGGACCGTTGGAACAATGGTGGTCCTGGGTGGAATCAACAGAAATCTGGGGACAAAAGGGAAGACACTGGTGGAGGTGATGGATCCACTTGGGGCAAAGCTTTGGAGTCCCAAGAAAAAGGCAGTGGTTCAAGTGCAAGTAAAGTGGACTGGAAAAGTTCAGCAGCTAGGCCAGAAAATCAGACTGGAGGCTGGGCCCAGCAAGAAGGTGTAGGTGAAGATGAATCTGGATGGAGAAAAGGTGGATTTAGCAGCCAGGATCAGAAAGGCAGTTGGAACAAACCAAAGACCTTTGATGTGACCAGAGGATCTGCTTGGAATCAACAAGCTGATGGAACTAACGAAGATTTCAAAGGAGGGAGTGATCAAAATGGCAGCTGGGGTAAACCAAATGGTTTTAGCGGGGACAGAGAATTTGATAGGGGTAATGGGTCAGGTGGGAGATGGGGAAGAGGAGGCCGCCGAGGAGGTAGGGATCAATTTGGAATAGGAAGATCATTTGGTCGTGGGCAATCTTCTGGTTGGAATAAGGAGAGTCAAGAAAACACTTGGACTGGTGATGGGGCTTCTTCAGGTAATCAATCTAGTTGGAGCCATGATCGAGCTAGTGGCTGGGGTCAAGGCAAGACTTTTGATGAAGGTAGAAAAGATGGTGGTTGGAAAAGAGAAAATGCATCTCATGAGGATAATGGATCCAGTTGGAGCAAAAAATGGGGTGGTGGTAAAGAGACTAGTGAAAGTGGGGAAAAACATAGCAAATCCAGTGATTGGAGTAATCCAAATGCTTCCAACAAGGGTATGTCATCTGGTTGgaataataaattcaatgcaAATGAAGAAACTGGTGGGACTGGAGATCATGACGGTGGTTGGAATAAAAGAAAAGCTCCTGGTGAACATCAAAAAACACCATGGAAAACTAATGAGAGTAATTTGGATGGAAACCCCTCTGGTTTTCAGGGCCAAGATCATTGGGGTACTCCTAAACCTCCACAAGATAAATCCTCTGGTTGGAATCATAAATCCATTGATAATGAAAAAGATGGTGATGGTAAAGATCAAGGAGATGGTTGGAACAGTAGAAAAACTTCAGATGCCAGCTCTGCAAGTAGATGGGGGCAGAGTAGTGGTTGGAAAAATGGGATAAGTAGTGACGCAGGGGGAAACCAGGATTCCGACTGGGGAAGAAAGAGCAATTGGAACCCAGGAGGTGgaaatgaatatgaaaatgatACTTCTGATAATAGGGAGAGAGGTGGGAATTGGAGGGGAGGTAGAGGTAATTCAGGGAGAGGAGGCTTTGGAGGTAGAGGTGGTTCAGAAAGAGGAGGCTTTGGAGGTAGAGGTGGTTCAGACAGAGGAGGCTTTGGAGGAAGAGGGGGTTCAGACAGAGGAGGCTTTGGAGGAAGAGGGGGTTCAGACAGAGGAGGCTTTAGAGGTAGAGGCCGTTCAGACAGAGGTGGCTTTGGAGGTAGAGGTCGTTCTGACAGGGGTGGTTTTGGAGGTGGAGGTGATTCAGACAGGGGTGGTTTTGGAGGTAGGGGCCGTGGAAGGAGGGATCAAAGTGGTGGCTGGAACAACAGAAACAATTCTGGTGAGAATAATAAATCCTTTGAATGGAACAAAGGGTCAAACAATAATGGGGAAGGGTGGAAAGGTCATGATGGTGCTGTCAGTTGGGGCCAAGGAGGTGGTGATAAGGGGCCAAGGAATTGGAATTCTGGGACTGGCGGAACTAGCAATCAATATGGGGGTTGGAACCAATCAAAAGGGGTCGTAGAAAGTAGTGGTACAGGCTCTCAAGCTGGATCTTGGAACAAGGGAGCTAGCCCTGCTAAAGATTATGGTGGAAGTAGTGTTGAAGCCAGCAATTTAAACAGCCAGAGTTCTGGTTGGAACAAAGGGTCAGCTCAGACAAGTGTTGCAGTGGTGAGTAATGATCAAGGAAATGATTGGAAACAATCAAATGCTTCTGGTAAAGGCCAGTGGTCTGCAGGGAACCAGTCAATAGCTGGTGCCCAAGCTGATGCCTGGGATAAACAGG
- the LOC100256388 gene encoding protein RNA-directed DNA methylation 3 isoform X1 gives MSYKGKEIAGKGSSGKRKRDDDDKSGSRKRKNSAVLQFFEDAAEVDNDSSDDSISGDDFLEDGFNTGLKVKNEPGKAHNLPFFPKEEELSEEELEKMLEERYKDGSKFVTYAEDDYETKRSVQRNSLIPSIKDPTIWKVKCMVGRERLSAFCLMQKYVDLQSLGTKLQIISAFSVEHVKGFIYIEADKQCDINEACKGLCSIYTSRVAPVPKNEVTHLLSVRSKCNEISEGTWARMKNGKYKGDLAQIVVVSDAQKKATVKLIPRIDLQAMAEKFGGGVSAKKRNNPAPRLISSSELEEFRPLIQYRRDRDTGKLFEILDGQMLKDGYLYKKVSIDSLSCWGVTPSEEELHKFTPSSNEESVDLEWLSQLYGERKQKRTTKSDKGGEKGEGSSGSSMVNSFELHDLVCFGRKDFGIVIGMEKDDNYKILKDGPEGPVVQTVVLHELKNPLFENKFTALDQHMKTISINDTLKVLEGPLKGRQGLVKKIYRGVIFLYDENETENNGYFCSKSQMCEKIKLYGDACNEKGGESGPSGFEDFTSSPQSPLSPKKPWQARENNRDFNRGDKDGMFSVGQTLRIRVGPLKGYLCRVLAIRYSDVTVKLDSQHKVLTVKCEHLSEVRGKGFSVSISDNPESSSLKSFGLLGTQDSARDWVDGAGTSAESDRWNTGETSAERSSWPSFPASNFSLQPESNSANPFGSVDNDSKKDMGDASWEIKSTPNQKSSWGAATTSKTVADSDQVGGWGKSENSWNKSATTALGSSVADGWEKAKLSNVDQAGSSKGAGNNWGDKTVADSDQGGSWGKGENCLDKSAATTNFGSSATDNWGKAKLSSSGQAGSSKGAGGNWDNKIVADGDQVGGWGKSENCWNRSAVTTGFGSSASDSWEKSKVSDSNQAGSLKDAGDNWGKGKNVAGTPSNGWNDATTGNDQLDAWGKGKNVGEASCWEKSKSPSIGEDRWNNGGPGWNQQKSGDKREDTGGGDGSTWGKALESQEKGSGSSASKVDWKSSAARPENQTGGWAQQEGVGEDESGWRKGGFSSQDQKGSWNKPKTFDVTRGSAWNQQADGTNEDFKGGSDQNGSWGKPNGFSGDREFDRGNGSGGRWGRGGRRGGRDQFGIGRSFGRGQSSGWNKESQENTWTGDGASSGNQSSWSHDRASGWGQGKTFDEGRKDGGWKRENASHEDNGSSWSKKWGGGKETSESGEKHSKSSDWSNPNASNKGMSSGWNNKFNANEETGGTGDHDGGWNKRKAPGEHQKTPWKTNESNLDGNPSGFQGQDHWGTPKPPQDKSSGWNHKSIDNEKDGDGKDQGDGWNSRKTSDASSASRWGQSSGWKNGISSDAGGNQDSDWGRKSNWNPGGGNEYENDTSDNRERGGNWRGGRGNSGRGGFGGRGGSERGGFGGRGGSDRGGFGGRGGSDRGGFGGRGGSDRGGFRGRGRSDRGGFGGRGRSDRGGFGGGGDSDRGGFGGRGRGRRDQSGGWNNRNNSGENNKSFEWNKGSNNNGEGWKGHDGAVSWGQGGGDKGPRNWNSGTGGTSNQYGGWNQSKGVVESSGTGSQAGSWNKGASPAKDYGGSSVEASNLNSQSSGWNKGSAQTSVAVVSNDQGNDWKQSNASGKGQWSAGNQSIAGAQADAWDKQGSGWNRETSTGSGSMTRDGAETWNQSKAPDGAQSSAWNQTKNSKEGTSNFREATDSWGKAAANSWSKEKDGSSKGGW, from the exons ATTTTTTGGAGGATGGATTCAATACAGGGCTAAAAGTTAAGAACGAACCTGGAAAAGCCCATAACCTTCCATTTTTCCCCAAAGAAGAGGAGCTGAGCGAGGAAGAACTTGAAAAGATGCTAGAAGAACGTTACAAGGATGGTTCTAAATTTGTTACCTATGCTGAAGATGATTATGAGACGAAAAGATCAGTTCAAAGAAACTCGCTTATCCCTTCTATTAAGGATCCAACCATCTGGAAAGTCAAGTGCATG GTTGGACGGGAGAGGCTTTCAGCTTTCTGTCTTATGCAGAAGTACGTTGACTTGCAGTCACTAGGAACTAAGCTGCAGATAATATCTGCTTTTTCTGTCGAGCATGTAAAgggttttatttatattgaagCTGATAAGCAGTGTGACATTAATGAG GCATGCAAAGGTCTTTGTAGTATATACACAAGCCGAGTGGCACCAGTTCCAAAAAATGAAGTTACCCATTTGCTCTCTGTACGAAGCAAATGCAATGAAATTTCTGAGGGCACATGGGCCCGCATGAAGAATGGGAAATACAAGGGGGACCTAGCTCAG ATTGTGGTGGTGAGTGATGCTCAAAAGAAAGCAACAGTAAAGCTGATCCCAAGAATTGATCTGCAGGCGATGGCAGaaaaattt GGTGGGGGAGTTTCTGCCAAGAAGAGAAATAACCCAGCACCAAGATTGATAAGCTCTAGTGAACTTGA GGAGTTTCGGCCTCTGATTCAATACAGACGTGACCGTGATACTGGCAAGCTTTTTGAGATTCTTGATGGTCAAATGCTCAAGGATGGATATTTGTACAAAAAAGTGTCCATAGATTCGTTAAGCTGCTGGGGTGTGACACCTTCTGAAGAGGAGCTTCACAAGTTTACGCCTTCTAGTAATGAGGAATCTGTTGATTTGGAGTGGCTTTCACAGCTCTATGGTGAACGAAAGCAAAAACGCACCACAAAAAGTGACAAAGGGGGTGAGAAAGGAGAGGGTTCATCTGGTTCTAGTATGGTGAATAGCTTTGAGCTGCATGATCTTGTTTGTTTTGG CCGGAAGGATTTTGGAATTGTCATAGGCATGGAGAAAGATGATAATTACAAG ATTCTAAAAGATGGTCCAGAAGGACCAGTGGTACAGACTGTTGTATTGCACGAGTTAAAGAATCCGCTCTTTGAGAATAAATTTACTGCTTTAGATCAGCACATGAAAACCATATCTATCAACGATACTCTCAAGGTTTTGGAAGGTCCATTAAAG GGTAGGCAAGGACTTGTTAAGAAAATTTACAGAGGGGTCATCTTTTtatatgatgaaaatgaaacgGAAAATAATGGTTATTTCTGCTCTAAATCTCAGATGTGTGAGAAAATTAAGCTATATGGTGATGCTTGTAACGAAAAG GGTGGTGAATCAGGTCCCTCAGGTTTTGAAGATTTTACTTCATCTCCTCAGTCCCCTCTATCACCTAAGAAACCATGGCAAGCAAGGGAAAATAACCGTGACT TCAACCGAGGGGATAAAGATGGAATGTTCTCTGTTGGTCAGACATTGAGAATCCGAGTTGGTCCACTGAAAGGATACCTCTGCCGTGTCTTAGCCATACGATATTCTGATGTTACAGTGAAGCTTGATTCTCAGCATAAAGTTCTTACAG TTAAATGTGAGCATCTTTCTGAGGTTCGTGGGAAGGGTTTTTCCGTTTCTATAAG TGACAATCCAGAGTCCAGTTCCCTAAAATCCTTTGGTCTGCTTGGAACTCAAGACAGTGCCAGAG ATTGGGTTGATGGTGCTGGCACATCAGCTGAAAGTGATAGGTGGAATACTGGAGAGACATCTGCTGAAAG GAGCTCTTGGCCAAGTTTCCCTGCCTCAAACTTTTCG CTTCAGCCAGAATCCAATTCTGCAAATCCTTTTGGTTCTGTGGATAATGATTCCAAAAAAG ACATGGGTGACGCTTCCTGGGAGATCAAATCAACCCCAAATCAAAAATCATCTTGGGGTGCAGCAACTACTAGTAAAACTGTTGCTGATAGTGATCAAGTTGGAGGCTGGGGAAAAAGTGAAAACAGTTGGAACAAGTCTGCTACTACTGCCTTAGGCAGCAGTGTGGCTGATGGCTGGGAGAAAGCAAAACTATCCAATGTTGATCAGGCAGGCTCTTCAAAAGGTGCTGGAAACAACTGGGGTGATAAAACTGTTGCTGATAGTGATCAGGGTGGAAGCTGGGGAAAAGGTGAAAACTGTTTGGACAAGTCTGcagccacaaccaactttggcAGCAGTGCAACTGATAACTGGGGGAAAGCAAAACTATCCAGCAGTGGTCAGGCAGGCTCTTCAAAAGGTGCTGGAGGTAACTGGGATAATAAAATTGTTGCTGATGGTGATCAGGTTGGTGGCTGGGGAAAAAGTGAAAACTGTTGGAACAGGTCTGCTGTTACAACTGGCTTTGGCAGCAGCGCATCTGATAGCTGGGAGAAATCAAAAGTATCTGATAGTAATCAGGCAGGCTCTCTGAAAGATGCTGGAGACAATTGGGGTAAAGGAAAGAATGTTGCTGGGACGCCATCAAATGGTTGGAATGATGCAACTACTGGGAATGATCAACTAGATGCTTGGGGCAAAGGAAAAAATGTTGGTGAAGCAAGCTGTTGGGAGAAGAGTAAAAGCCCCAGTATTGGTGAGGACCGTTGGAACAATGGTGGTCCTGGGTGGAATCAACAGAAATCTGGGGACAAAAGGGAAGACACTGGTGGAGGTGATGGATCCACTTGGGGCAAAGCTTTGGAGTCCCAAGAAAAAGGCAGTGGTTCAAGTGCAAGTAAAGTGGACTGGAAAAGTTCAGCAGCTAGGCCAGAAAATCAGACTGGAGGCTGGGCCCAGCAAGAAGGTGTAGGTGAAGATGAATCTGGATGGAGAAAAGGTGGATTTAGCAGCCAGGATCAGAAAGGCAGTTGGAACAAACCAAAGACCTTTGATGTGACCAGAGGATCTGCTTGGAATCAACAAGCTGATGGAACTAACGAAGATTTCAAAGGAGGGAGTGATCAAAATGGCAGCTGGGGTAAACCAAATGGTTTTAGCGGGGACAGAGAATTTGATAGGGGTAATGGGTCAGGTGGGAGATGGGGAAGAGGAGGCCGCCGAGGAGGTAGGGATCAATTTGGAATAGGAAGATCATTTGGTCGTGGGCAATCTTCTGGTTGGAATAAGGAGAGTCAAGAAAACACTTGGACTGGTGATGGGGCTTCTTCAGGTAATCAATCTAGTTGGAGCCATGATCGAGCTAGTGGCTGGGGTCAAGGCAAGACTTTTGATGAAGGTAGAAAAGATGGTGGTTGGAAAAGAGAAAATGCATCTCATGAGGATAATGGATCCAGTTGGAGCAAAAAATGGGGTGGTGGTAAAGAGACTAGTGAAAGTGGGGAAAAACATAGCAAATCCAGTGATTGGAGTAATCCAAATGCTTCCAACAAGGGTATGTCATCTGGTTGgaataataaattcaatgcaAATGAAGAAACTGGTGGGACTGGAGATCATGACGGTGGTTGGAATAAAAGAAAAGCTCCTGGTGAACATCAAAAAACACCATGGAAAACTAATGAGAGTAATTTGGATGGAAACCCCTCTGGTTTTCAGGGCCAAGATCATTGGGGTACTCCTAAACCTCCACAAGATAAATCCTCTGGTTGGAATCATAAATCCATTGATAATGAAAAAGATGGTGATGGTAAAGATCAAGGAGATGGTTGGAACAGTAGAAAAACTTCAGATGCCAGCTCTGCAAGTAGATGGGGGCAGAGTAGTGGTTGGAAAAATGGGATAAGTAGTGACGCAGGGGGAAACCAGGATTCCGACTGGGGAAGAAAGAGCAATTGGAACCCAGGAGGTGgaaatgaatatgaaaatgatACTTCTGATAATAGGGAGAGAGGTGGGAATTGGAGGGGAGGTAGAGGTAATTCAGGGAGAGGAGGCTTTGGAGGTAGAGGTGGTTCAGAAAGAGGAGGCTTTGGAGGTAGAGGTGGTTCAGACAGAGGAGGCTTTGGAGGAAGAGGGGGTTCAGACAGAGGAGGCTTTGGAGGAAGAGGGGGTTCAGACAGAGGAGGCTTTAGAGGTAGAGGCCGTTCAGACAGAGGTGGCTTTGGAGGTAGAGGTCGTTCTGACAGGGGTGGTTTTGGAGGTGGAGGTGATTCAGACAGGGGTGGTTTTGGAGGTAGGGGCCGTGGAAGGAGGGATCAAAGTGGTGGCTGGAACAACAGAAACAATTCTGGTGAGAATAATAAATCCTTTGAATGGAACAAAGGGTCAAACAATAATGGGGAAGGGTGGAAAGGTCATGATGGTGCTGTCAGTTGGGGCCAAGGAGGTGGTGATAAGGGGCCAAGGAATTGGAATTCTGGGACTGGCGGAACTAGCAATCAATATGGGGGTTGGAACCAATCAAAAGGGGTCGTAGAAAGTAGTGGTACAGGCTCTCAAGCTGGATCTTGGAACAAGGGAGCTAGCCCTGCTAAAGATTATGGTGGAAGTAGTGTTGAAGCCAGCAATTTAAACAGCCAGAGTTCTGGTTGGAACAAAGGGTCAGCTCAGACAAGTGTTGCAGTGGTGAGTAATGATCAAGGAAATGATTGGAAACAATCAAATGCTTCTGGTAAAGGCCAGTGGTCTGCAGGGAACCAGTCAATAGCTGGTGCCCAAGCTGATGCCTGGGATAAACAGG